The Mucilaginibacter yixingensis genome window below encodes:
- a CDS encoding class I SAM-dependent methyltransferase — translation MSDSTKRFTDRVDSYAKYRPGYPDAVLKLLHDKCGLTNHATIADVGSGTGIFSQLLLNDGYTVYAVEPNDAMRNFAAQELGANKNFHSLNGTAETTGLKNNSVDLITCAQAFHWFNPHPTKEEFKRILKSGGQVALIWNNRDVEGDEFSIAYELLLQQEGTDYKRVNHQNLKESDFAAFFKDGKYTLTRFPNHQDFDEEGLIGRASSSSYVPTPDTEQGQQFFQDLKAIFAAHQVNGKVRVKYQTEVYLGEV, via the coding sequence ATGAGTGACTCAACCAAACGCTTTACCGACCGCGTAGATAGTTATGCTAAATACCGCCCCGGCTACCCTGATGCAGTACTGAAACTTTTACATGATAAATGCGGGTTAACTAACCACGCAACGATAGCCGACGTTGGTTCTGGCACAGGCATTTTCTCGCAGCTATTGCTCAATGACGGTTATACCGTTTACGCCGTTGAACCCAACGATGCCATGCGCAATTTTGCGGCGCAAGAACTGGGAGCAAATAAAAACTTCCACTCCCTGAACGGCACAGCCGAAACTACCGGCCTGAAAAATAACAGCGTTGATTTGATTACCTGCGCACAGGCCTTCCATTGGTTTAACCCACACCCTACCAAAGAAGAATTTAAGCGGATACTGAAATCAGGCGGACAGGTAGCCCTGATCTGGAATAACCGGGACGTAGAGGGCGATGAATTTTCGATAGCTTATGAATTGCTGCTACAGCAGGAAGGCACCGATTACAAACGCGTAAATCACCAGAATTTAAAAGAGTCGGATTTTGCGGCCTTTTTTAAAGACGGCAAGTACACCCTCACCCGTTTCCCTAATCATCAGGATTTTGATGAAGAAGGATTGATTGGCCGCGCATCCTCATCATCATACGTACCAACGCCCGATACCGAGCAGGGGCAGCAATTTTTTCAGGATTTGAAAGCCATTTTTGCAGCCCACCAGGTAAACGGCAAAGTGCGCGTGAAATATCAGACTGAGGTTTATCTGGGCGAGGTGTAA
- a CDS encoding aldose 1-epimerase family protein, with the protein MTVIENDFLKATINPIGAQLSSLINKATGTELMWQADEKFWPWHAPNLFPVIGSLINNQIIVNGKPYTIETRHGFVRVSDMLPIETTSSQAKFSLPYNQHTLEMYPFKFEYQVIYDLIDNALRVTYKVINLDAGSIYFSVGGHPAFNVPFHAGEKYEDYYLDFEVEEPLVEHLLNTEGFFNGETSPVKLDGKKLFLTRNLFDHDALIFKNLKSRQVTIRSTQHDEHITVDFPHFNYLGIWAKTGADFVCVEPWLGCADSAGEPKELKHKEAIQKLDHGHVFETAFFVSI; encoded by the coding sequence ATGACAGTTATTGAAAACGACTTTCTGAAAGCCACCATAAATCCAATTGGTGCGCAACTATCTTCTTTAATTAATAAGGCAACAGGCACTGAGCTGATGTGGCAGGCTGATGAAAAATTCTGGCCTTGGCACGCTCCAAATCTGTTCCCGGTAATCGGCTCGTTGATCAACAACCAGATCATTGTAAACGGTAAGCCTTATACCATTGAAACACGCCACGGCTTTGTGCGAGTATCTGACATGCTGCCGATAGAAACTACCAGCAGCCAGGCTAAATTTTCATTACCATACAACCAGCATACGCTGGAGATGTATCCCTTTAAGTTTGAGTATCAGGTAATTTATGATTTGATAGACAACGCCCTGCGCGTTACCTACAAAGTAATTAACCTTGATGCTGGTTCTATTTATTTCTCGGTTGGCGGTCACCCGGCATTTAATGTGCCTTTCCACGCCGGCGAGAAATATGAAGATTATTACCTGGACTTTGAGGTTGAAGAACCACTGGTAGAACACCTGCTTAACACCGAAGGTTTCTTTAACGGCGAAACCAGCCCTGTGAAGCTGGATGGCAAAAAGCTGTTCCTTACCCGCAACCTGTTTGACCATGATGCGCTGATTTTCAAAAATCTGAAATCGCGCCAGGTGACCATCCGCAGCACACAGCACGATGAGCACATTACGGTAGATTTCCCGCATTTCAATTACCTGGGCATCTGGGCAAAAACCGGTGCCGATTTTGTATGCGTTGAACCATGGCTGGGCTGTGCAGACTCTGCCGGTGAGCCAAAAGAGCTAAAGCACAAAGAGGCTATCCAGAAACTAGACCACGGTCATGTTTTTGAGACAGCATTTTTTGTAAGCATATAA
- a CDS encoding 5'-nucleotidase, lipoprotein e(P4) family, translated as MKKLSVLCLAMLGLVLNLCAQTPANQLSTTNGGKVWASLWQQRSAEYKALCFQAYNIARLRLDEAIHDHKKGGKPLAVVTDIDETLLDNSPEDAARAINNQEYNTKAWKEWTAKGIADTVPGAPAFFKYAASKGVAVFYITNRDEDEREGTMKNLKTYGLPYANQAHLILKQGTSSSKESRRQDVLKNYNIVLLCGDNLPDFTALYDNHPTEQKREEVTRQLMKQFGSKYIIIPNPTYGDFEGALFNFNYKLTPAQKDSVIKSVLKVD; from the coding sequence ATGAAAAAATTATCTGTTTTGTGCCTGGCTATGCTTGGCTTAGTTTTAAATCTATGCGCGCAGACCCCAGCCAATCAACTTTCAACTACTAACGGCGGCAAGGTTTGGGCGTCATTATGGCAACAACGCTCTGCCGAGTATAAGGCGCTGTGTTTTCAGGCCTATAATATTGCGCGCTTGCGTTTGGATGAAGCCATACACGATCATAAAAAAGGCGGCAAGCCGCTGGCGGTGGTGACAGACATTGACGAGACGCTGCTGGATAACAGTCCGGAGGATGCCGCCCGCGCCATAAACAACCAGGAGTATAACACTAAAGCCTGGAAAGAGTGGACCGCCAAAGGCATTGCCGACACCGTGCCCGGTGCCCCAGCATTTTTTAAATATGCAGCCAGCAAAGGTGTAGCAGTATTTTATATCACCAACCGTGATGAAGATGAGCGCGAAGGGACCATGAAAAACTTGAAGACTTATGGCCTGCCTTATGCAAACCAGGCACATTTAATTTTAAAACAGGGCACCTCATCAAGCAAGGAAAGCCGCAGACAGGATGTGCTGAAAAACTACAACATTGTGCTGCTCTGTGGCGATAACCTGCCTGATTTTACCGCACTGTATGACAATCACCCCACCGAGCAAAAACGCGAAGAGGTAACCCGTCAACTGATGAAGCAGTTTGGCAGCAAATACATTATCATTCCCAACCCTACTTATGGCGATTTTGAGGGTGCGCTCTTCAACTTCAATTACAAGTTAACACCGGCACAAAAAGATTCAGTAATCAAGTCGGTTTTGAAAGTGGATTAA
- a CDS encoding UPF0175 family protein — MQTLNINLPDSVDISNQDVLNAIATRLYDTGRLSLQQAAHLAGLSEADFIEDLMGQSLDELSVKLYRY, encoded by the coding sequence ATGCAAACTTTGAATATTAACTTGCCCGATAGTGTAGACATATCCAATCAGGATGTGTTGAACGCTATTGCTACCCGGTTATATGATACCGGCCGGCTTAGTTTGCAGCAGGCAGCCCATCTGGCCGGCCTTTCTGAAGCTGATTTTATTGAGGATCTGATGGGGCAAAGTCTTGATGAACTCTCTGTAAAACTATATCGTTATTAA
- the msrA gene encoding peptide-methionine (S)-S-oxide reductase MsrA: protein MITNNNGATNAQTATFGNGCFWCTEAIFQTVKGVHTVTSGYTGGKTLNPTYMEVCNGDTGHAEAIQIEYDENQIGYDELLLIFFKTHNPTTLNRQGNDVGTQYRSVIFYHNDEQKAKAEAMIKRLTDERVFEKPIVTQVAQAGTFYKAEDHHQNYFMANTTKPYCMVVIQPKLNKFANEFTEKIKPELLQ, encoded by the coding sequence ATGATAACCAACAACAACGGCGCCACCAACGCCCAGACGGCCACTTTTGGCAACGGGTGTTTTTGGTGCACCGAGGCGATTTTTCAAACCGTAAAGGGCGTGCACACGGTAACATCTGGCTATACCGGTGGCAAAACCCTTAATCCTACTTATATGGAGGTGTGTAATGGCGATACCGGTCATGCCGAAGCCATTCAGATTGAATATGACGAAAACCAGATTGGCTACGATGAGTTGTTACTAATCTTTTTTAAAACTCATAACCCAACCACACTTAATCGCCAGGGTAATGATGTGGGCACGCAATATCGCTCTGTCATATTTTATCATAACGATGAGCAAAAGGCCAAAGCCGAAGCCATGATTAAACGCTTGACCGACGAGCGGGTGTTTGAAAAACCTATTGTAACGCAAGTTGCACAGGCTGGTACTTTTTATAAAGCCGAAGATCATCATCAGAATTACTTTATGGCCAATACCACGAAACCTTACTGCATGGTGGTTATACAGCCCAAACTCAACAAGTTTGCCAATGAGTTTACAGAAAAAATCAAACCAGAGCTATTGCAATAA
- a CDS encoding DNA-directed RNA polymerase subunit omega, with protein MSNTANKSAVASSTVTRDLRELDAKTDNIYESIVIIGKRANQISNNIKEELHQKLSEFASSNDNLEEVFENREQIEISKHYERLPKPTLVAIQEFLEEKVYYRNPTKEKDQQ; from the coding sequence ATGTCGAATACTGCCAATAAATCTGCTGTTGCAAGCAGCACTGTAACCCGCGATTTACGCGAGCTGGACGCCAAAACAGATAACATCTATGAATCTATTGTGATTATAGGTAAAAGGGCTAACCAGATATCAAATAACATTAAAGAAGAGCTGCACCAGAAACTGTCTGAGTTTGCATCATCAAACGATAACCTGGAAGAGGTTTTTGAAAACCGTGAGCAGATTGAAATTTCTAAACACTACGAGCGTTTGCCAAAACCTACGCTGGTAGCTATCCAGGAGTTTCTGGAAGAGAAGGTTTACTACCGTAACCCAACTAAAGAGAAAGATCAGCAATAA
- a CDS encoding outer membrane protein assembly factor BamD: protein MFKKQLLFVLSGALVLSVMLAGCKSSFEKLKASNDNNKKYQEAIKYYNKRDYSKALELFDDLAQRYRGQTAAEDLFYYYAYTNYKLKDYTSARYQFKNFADTYGGSPRAEECRFMAAYCFYLDSPVFSLDQDNTTKAIDALQLFINLYPKSDRVAEASKLIQNLRDKLETKAFENAKLYLTIGDYQSAVIAFGNALRDFPDTKYAEEMDFLTIKAQYMYAKNSQEIHQQERYEQAISFADQFTDKYTASKLLKDAASLKKDSQDGITNAKRVLAEALTDAKLARKLARKDSVSRATPPSEKGNENQKMP from the coding sequence ATGTTTAAAAAACAACTATTGTTTGTGTTGAGCGGAGCACTTGTGTTATCTGTTATGCTGGCCGGCTGTAAAAGCAGCTTTGAAAAACTGAAAGCCAGTAACGATAACAACAAGAAATACCAGGAAGCAATTAAGTACTATAACAAAAGAGATTACAGCAAAGCGCTGGAACTTTTTGATGACCTGGCGCAACGCTATCGCGGACAGACTGCTGCCGAGGACTTGTTTTATTACTACGCTTATACCAACTACAAACTAAAGGATTATACCAGCGCACGCTATCAGTTTAAAAACTTTGCTGATACTTACGGTGGCAGTCCGCGTGCTGAGGAGTGCCGTTTTATGGCGGCTTACTGTTTCTACCTTGATTCGCCGGTTTTCTCGCTTGATCAGGATAACACCACTAAAGCTATTGACGCACTGCAGTTGTTTATTAACCTTTACCCAAAGAGCGACCGTGTGGCCGAGGCCAGCAAGCTGATCCAGAACCTGCGTGATAAACTGGAGACTAAAGCGTTTGAAAATGCAAAGCTGTACCTGACCATTGGCGATTATCAATCGGCCGTTATTGCTTTTGGTAACGCGCTGCGCGATTTCCCGGATACTAAGTATGCCGAGGAGATGGATTTCTTAACCATCAAAGCGCAATATATGTATGCCAAAAACAGCCAGGAGATTCATCAGCAAGAGCGTTATGAGCAGGCCATTAGTTTTGCCGATCAGTTTACTGATAAATATACTGCCAGCAAGCTATTAAAAGATGCCGCTTCTTTAAAGAAAGATAGCCAGGATGGTATTACCAATGCTAAGCGTGTATTGGCCGAGGCCCTTACCGATGCGAAACTGGCCCGCAAGCTGGCTCGTAAAGACAGTGTGAGCAGGGCTACGCCACCGTCTGAAAAAGGTAACGAGAACCAAAAAATGCCATAA
- a CDS encoding DUF1572 family protein gives METLGSNYLDSVIKLFRYYKELADRAVAGLSDEQLNWLYNEQSNSIATIMKHIAGNSISRWTDFMNSDGEKPNRDRDGEFEHTAMDKAVLLEFWRKGWQCLFDAVSALTDADLLHIIYIRNEAHTVTQAINRQLAHLPYHVGQIVFVAKMLSGDEWRSLTIPKKTRI, from the coding sequence ATGGAGACTTTGGGCAGTAATTATCTGGACAGCGTAATCAAACTGTTTCGTTATTATAAGGAACTGGCCGACCGGGCGGTGGCTGGGCTTAGTGACGAGCAGCTAAATTGGTTGTACAACGAGCAATCAAACAGTATTGCTACTATTATGAAGCATATTGCGGGCAACTCTATTTCACGCTGGACGGATTTTATGAATAGCGACGGCGAGAAACCGAACCGCGACCGCGACGGGGAGTTTGAACATACCGCAATGGATAAAGCCGTATTGCTGGAGTTTTGGCGGAAAGGCTGGCAATGTTTGTTTGATGCCGTCTCTGCGTTAACCGATGCCGATTTGCTACATATTATATATATACGTAACGAGGCGCACACCGTAACGCAAGCCATTAACCGGCAACTGGCCCACCTGCCCTATCATGTGGGGCAGATTGTTTTTGTGGCCAAAATGCTTTCTGGCGACGAATGGCGATCGTTAACTATACCGAAGAAAACCAGGATTTAA
- a CDS encoding aldo/keto reductase yields the protein MNYKLLGRSGLKVSEFCLGTMGFGTDNGWGAEKADSFAIMDAYANAGGNFLDTANVYQKGTTEKIIGEYLKTQDRDYFVLATKYTLKDNQTNPNASGNNRKNMMRSVEESLKRLQTDFIDVLYLHIWDNITPIDEVLRGLDDLIRQGKVNYAAISDTPAWVVAKGNTLAELMGWSQFIALQVEYSLIQRTPERELIPMAKHFGMTVTPWAPLGGGALTGKYLRGDKGRIKAESVRLNANSERITRVVMQIADELGVSASHVALKWTMQQGFSCTPIVGATKISQLEDNLKAFELTLSAEHLQRLDEASAIPLGFPGDFFREDAVRMNSFGGFYDRVEKRS from the coding sequence ATGAACTATAAATTATTGGGTCGCTCCGGACTTAAAGTTTCAGAATTTTGCCTGGGTACTATGGGCTTTGGAACCGATAACGGCTGGGGTGCCGAAAAAGCCGACAGCTTTGCCATTATGGATGCCTATGCCAACGCAGGCGGTAATTTTCTGGATACCGCCAACGTTTACCAAAAAGGTACCACAGAAAAAATTATTGGCGAATACCTAAAAACACAAGATAGGGATTATTTTGTACTGGCTACCAAGTACACGTTAAAAGATAATCAGACCAATCCCAATGCCTCTGGCAACAACCGCAAAAATATGATGCGCAGCGTAGAGGAAAGCCTTAAACGTTTGCAAACAGATTTCATTGACGTGCTTTATCTGCACATTTGGGACAACATTACACCTATAGATGAAGTGCTGCGTGGCTTGGACGACCTGATCCGTCAGGGTAAAGTTAACTACGCCGCTATCAGCGATACGCCAGCTTGGGTTGTAGCTAAAGGAAACACCTTGGCTGAGTTGATGGGTTGGAGCCAATTCATTGCACTGCAGGTTGAATACAGCCTAATACAACGCACACCGGAGCGAGAGCTGATCCCGATGGCTAAACACTTCGGCATGACGGTTACACCCTGGGCCCCACTGGGCGGTGGAGCACTTACCGGCAAATATCTGCGAGGCGATAAAGGACGAATTAAAGCAGAAAGTGTTCGCTTGAATGCCAATAGCGAGCGCATTACACGCGTGGTTATGCAAATAGCCGATGAACTGGGCGTATCGGCCAGTCACGTAGCGCTGAAATGGACAATGCAGCAAGGTTTTTCTTGTACCCCAATTGTTGGCGCAACAAAAATCAGTCAATTGGAAGATAACCTCAAAGCTTTTGAACTGACCTTGTCTGCCGAACATTTGCAACGCCTGGATGAAGCCAGCGCTATTCCACTTGGCTTTCCTGGTGATTTTTTTCGGGAAGACGCCGTACGTATGAACTCCTTCGGCGGTTTTTATGACCGGGTGGAGAAAAGATCTTAA